The Gammaproteobacteria bacterium genome includes a region encoding these proteins:
- a CDS encoding DUF1631 domain-containing protein has product MSPDGKASPAAASRILGDCRLRAVAYAGGLPGQFLEVLQKDLAERAANVFSNPDQGRIIEGLRILEKNKARLAEVFPARFGHHFDRQLQPDTSPGRGTTGDGAGTGFSLVEDSELEESLAVNTLIGKLRERFSDELFGLGERFGDLIPALGGDTHRLPLAPDAFCQAFRDALIELGLETATRVHGYRLFERALVPGLGQFYAESNRYLIEQGVLPQLKAKIRTQPSVEHPAVAAGRGPARRGGVTGGGPGLAGGASPDDGFFGEMVAPVDEQAFQAMQHLLGAYPAVSQGGSRPPGGQPPAMVYLPATPMLIDTLSSLQHDPSLVEHTGELLRGGLKQHVVGRFSTLDAQGRPGVINQIDDETIDVISMIFDYIFDDKTLPDFIKALIGRLQIPVLKVAIVDREFFSNKAHPVRQMLNELAYAGVGWYEESDAVKDRLYEKMDEVVRRILNDFDDDVGLFAMMLGEFRTFLEGEKQSFALEQHRIGAEIQAAEQLEQIRLAVAEEIASRVGGRDLPPEVREFLATTWRQLLTDAMLAEGRDGAQRTRALRVMDDLLWSLEPKANPEQRRRLGVLLPILLEELRDGQRRVGRSEEEISAFIAVLEQHHFTSMKGGRTKETSTPPSSRPVPASPVAQPQQKEAVPATDQMDEIDRMFREISGDIENLPDVDMDELTGFGDLIDRKDPDCQSGFDRMMAEMGFEADGDAGPRIDDNHTQFVRKLELGSWVELTDADGRKLRVKLAWVGDAYTNYSFVNRQFKVVAERPLYVLANEFRNNTARVIEDVALFDRALDGVISGIMKFARPRTHARHA; this is encoded by the coding sequence ATGAGTCCCGACGGGAAGGCAAGCCCGGCTGCCGCCTCGCGCATCCTTGGGGATTGTCGCCTTCGGGCCGTCGCGTACGCCGGAGGCCTCCCCGGTCAGTTCTTAGAGGTACTGCAGAAGGATCTCGCCGAGCGGGCCGCGAATGTATTCAGTAATCCGGACCAGGGCCGCATCATTGAAGGGTTGCGAATACTTGAGAAGAACAAGGCGCGACTGGCCGAGGTGTTTCCAGCCCGGTTCGGCCACCATTTCGACCGCCAGCTGCAACCCGATACCTCACCCGGCCGTGGAACCACCGGCGACGGGGCCGGTACGGGGTTTTCCCTTGTAGAGGACAGCGAACTCGAAGAGTCTCTTGCCGTCAATACCTTGATCGGAAAGCTGCGGGAGCGATTCAGCGACGAACTCTTCGGCCTCGGGGAGCGCTTTGGCGATCTGATACCCGCCTTGGGCGGCGATACGCATCGTTTGCCGCTCGCTCCTGACGCCTTCTGTCAGGCGTTTCGCGATGCCTTGATCGAACTCGGGCTGGAAACCGCCACCAGGGTGCATGGCTACAGGCTGTTCGAGCGCGCCCTGGTTCCGGGGCTCGGCCAGTTCTACGCGGAATCGAACAGATACCTTATCGAGCAGGGCGTGCTTCCCCAGCTCAAGGCCAAGATCCGCACCCAGCCTTCCGTCGAGCATCCGGCGGTGGCCGCGGGCCGCGGCCCGGCCCGGCGTGGAGGCGTAACCGGCGGCGGGCCAGGGCTGGCCGGGGGGGCTTCCCCGGATGACGGTTTTTTCGGCGAGATGGTCGCGCCGGTGGACGAGCAGGCCTTTCAAGCCATGCAGCATCTGCTGGGGGCATACCCTGCCGTTTCCCAGGGCGGTTCCCGCCCCCCTGGAGGACAACCGCCGGCCATGGTTTACCTGCCGGCCACCCCGATGCTTATCGACACCCTGTCGTCGCTGCAGCACGATCCGTCGCTGGTCGAGCATACCGGCGAACTGTTGCGCGGCGGACTGAAACAGCATGTCGTCGGACGATTTTCAACGCTGGACGCCCAGGGAAGACCCGGGGTGATCAATCAGATCGATGACGAAACGATCGACGTCATCAGCATGATTTTCGATTACATATTCGACGACAAGACCTTGCCGGATTTCATCAAGGCCCTGATCGGACGATTGCAGATCCCGGTGTTGAAGGTCGCGATCGTCGACCGCGAGTTCTTCAGCAACAAAGCGCATCCCGTCAGGCAGATGCTCAATGAACTCGCCTATGCCGGTGTGGGCTGGTATGAGGAATCGGACGCGGTCAAGGATCGTCTGTACGAGAAGATGGATGAGGTCGTCAGGCGGATACTTAACGACTTCGACGACGACGTCGGCCTCTTCGCGATGATGCTGGGCGAGTTCCGCACGTTTCTCGAGGGGGAAAAGCAGAGTTTCGCGCTGGAGCAGCACAGGATCGGCGCAGAGATCCAGGCGGCCGAACAGCTTGAGCAGATCAGGCTCGCCGTCGCCGAGGAGATTGCGAGCCGCGTGGGCGGCAGGGATCTGCCGCCGGAGGTGCGGGAATTTCTCGCCACGACATGGCGGCAGCTGCTCACCGATGCCATGCTCGCGGAGGGGCGGGACGGCGCGCAGCGTACGCGTGCACTGCGGGTGATGGACGACCTGCTCTGGAGTCTCGAACCGAAGGCCAATCCGGAGCAACGCCGTCGCCTCGGCGTCCTGCTGCCGATCCTGCTGGAGGAGTTGCGCGACGGGCAACGCCGGGTGGGTCGTAGCGAAGAGGAGATCAGCGCCTTCATCGCCGTGCTCGAACAGCACCACTTCACCAGCATGAAGGGCGGAAGGACGAAGGAGACGTCGACACCGCCATCTTCCCGGCCGGTACCGGCATCACCCGTTGCGCAGCCGCAGCAGAAAGAGGCTGTCCCGGCCACGGATCAAATGGATGAGATTGATCGCATGTTCAGGGAGATCAGCGGAGACATCGAGAATCTGCCTGATGTCGACATGGATGAGCTGACCGGTTTCGGCGATCTGATCGACAGGAAGGATCCGGACTGCCAGAGCGGCTTCGACCGGATGATGGCGGAAATGGGTTTCGAGGCGGACGGCGATGCCGGGCCACGGATCGATGACAACCATACGCAATTCGTACGCAAGCTTGAGCTCGGCAGCTGGGTTGAACTCACCGACGCGGACGGCAGGAAACTGAGGGTGAAGCTCGCCTGGGTCGGTGACGCATACACCAATTATTCATTCGTCAACCGCCAGTTCAAAGTGGTCGCCGAACGTCCCTTGTACGTCCTGGCGAACGAGTTCAGGAACAACACCGCCAGAGTGATCGAGGATGTTGCACTGTTCGACCGGGCGCTGGACGGCGTCATCTCAGGGATAATGAAGTTCGCGCGTCCGCGCACTCATGCCAGGCACGCCTAG
- the fabA gene encoding 3-hydroxyacyl-[acyl-carrier-protein] dehydratase FabA: protein MSPKKNSYSRSDLIECGHGRLFGPGNAQLPLPPMLMFDRIVRISDSGGGHDKGEIIAELDITPDLWFFACHFEGDPVMPGCLGLDAMWQLVGFFLGWLGQPGQGRALGAKEVKFSGQITPETRLVTYRIELKRVILRKLVMGIADAVLEADGAQIYAASDLRVGLFTSKDGF from the coding sequence GTGTCACCAAAAAAAAATAGCTATTCCAGGTCTGACCTGATCGAATGCGGCCACGGCCGCCTCTTTGGGCCAGGCAATGCGCAGCTGCCGCTGCCGCCGATGCTGATGTTCGACCGAATCGTGCGCATCTCCGACAGCGGCGGCGGTCATGACAAGGGCGAGATCATCGCCGAGCTGGACATCACACCGGATCTCTGGTTCTTCGCCTGCCACTTCGAGGGCGATCCGGTGATGCCGGGCTGTCTCGGGCTTGATGCCATGTGGCAATTGGTCGGGTTTTTCCTCGGCTGGCTGGGCCAGCCCGGGCAAGGGCGCGCCCTTGGGGCGAAGGAAGTGAAATTTTCCGGACAGATTACCCCGGAAACCCGCCTCGTGACCTACCGTATCGAGCTGAAACGCGTTATTTTACGCAAATTGGTCATGGGTATTGCCGACGCGGTCCTGGAGGCCGACGGCGCGCAGATATACGCGGCCAGCGATTTGCGGGTGGGGTTGTTCACTTCCAAAGACGGCTTTTAA
- the fabB gene encoding beta-ketoacyl-ACP synthase I gives MRRVVVTGLGIVSSLGNNAREVTGSLRQGRSGIAYNEEYAELGLRSRVCGPIRLDPAEHIDRRVLRFMGDAAAFGHIAMTQAIADAGLKDHEVSHPRTGVVTGSGGASNRNFLQAVEALRKRGVRGVGPYMVPRTMGSTTSANLSTAFKIKGVSYSISSACSTSAHCIGNGCELIQLGKQDIVFAGGGEEVDWTMTLLFDAMGALSSGYNDTPERASRPYDRDRDGFVISGGGGMLVLESLDHARARGARIYAEVVGYGATSDGHDMVSPSGEGAARCMRQALATVDGPIDYINTHGTSTPAGDIKELEAIREVFGASIPQLSSTKSLTGHALGAAGVHEAIYSLIMMQDGFISGSANIEHIDPAAEGMPIVTTCREGVTLDRVMSNSFGFGGTNAALVFERFST, from the coding sequence ATGCGGCGAGTCGTAGTCACAGGACTGGGGATCGTATCGAGTCTCGGCAACAACGCCCGGGAGGTGACCGGCTCCCTGCGGCAGGGCCGTTCCGGTATCGCATATAACGAAGAATACGCCGAACTCGGGCTGCGTTCCCGGGTATGCGGTCCGATCCGGCTGGATCCCGCCGAACACATCGACCGGAGGGTGCTCCGCTTCATGGGGGACGCCGCTGCCTTCGGCCATATTGCCATGACCCAGGCGATCGCAGACGCCGGCTTGAAGGACCATGAGGTGTCGCATCCCCGCACCGGCGTGGTGACGGGTTCAGGCGGCGCATCCAATCGGAATTTCCTGCAGGCGGTGGAGGCGCTCCGTAAGCGCGGCGTGCGCGGTGTCGGTCCTTACATGGTGCCGCGCACCATGGGAAGCACGACATCGGCCAACCTGTCCACGGCATTCAAGATCAAAGGCGTCAGCTATTCGATCAGTTCCGCCTGTTCGACCAGCGCCCACTGCATCGGCAACGGCTGCGAACTCATCCAGCTGGGAAAACAGGACATCGTCTTCGCCGGCGGCGGAGAGGAGGTCGACTGGACCATGACCTTGTTGTTCGACGCGATGGGTGCCCTGTCGTCCGGGTACAACGATACACCGGAGCGCGCCTCGCGACCCTATGACCGCGACCGCGACGGTTTCGTCATCTCGGGCGGCGGCGGCATGCTCGTGCTGGAATCGCTCGATCACGCCAGGGCGCGTGGAGCGCGGATCTACGCCGAGGTCGTCGGTTACGGCGCCACCTCCGACGGTCACGACATGGTCTCACCGTCCGGGGAGGGCGCGGCACGCTGCATGCGACAGGCCCTGGCGACGGTCGACGGACCGATCGACTACATCAATACCCACGGCACCAGCACGCCTGCGGGCGACATCAAGGAGCTGGAGGCAATCCGCGAGGTATTCGGTGCCTCGATTCCGCAGCTCTCGTCGACCAAGTCACTGACCGGGCATGCACTCGGCGCCGCCGGCGTGCACGAGGCGATCTACAGCCTGATCATGATGCAAGATGGCTTCATTTCCGGCTCCGCCAATATCGAACACATCGATCCGGCGGCCGAGGGCATGCCGATCGTCACCACATGCCGGGAAGGTGTCACCCTCGACCGGGTGATGAGCAACAGCTTCGGCTTCGGCGGCACGAACGCCGCACTGGTTTTTGAGCGGTTTTCCACCTGA
- a CDS encoding DUF2007 domain-containing protein: MRKVYSAADLPQAYLLSHLFDQAGIAHYISNENLQGGVGELPFTHTYPALWLLDEADLERARAIIEGFERTPPRQDSWHCTACGEENPPTFEMCWKCGRSPA, translated from the coding sequence ATGAGGAAAGTGTATTCAGCCGCCGATCTCCCGCAGGCCTATCTGCTCTCCCACCTGTTCGATCAGGCCGGGATCGCTCATTACATCTCCAATGAAAACCTGCAGGGCGGGGTGGGCGAGCTGCCGTTCACCCACACCTATCCCGCCCTCTGGCTGCTCGACGAGGCCGACCTGGAGCGGGCGAGGGCGATCATCGAAGGATTCGAGCGGACGCCGCCGCGGCAGGACAGTTGGCACTGCACCGCCTGCGGCGAGGAGAATCCGCCGACATTCGAGATGTGCTGGAAGTGCGGGCGGAGCCCGGCCTAG
- a CDS encoding ABC transporter ATP-binding protein, protein MRAGIQVTEAIAAHGVIKNFPGVRALQGVDLSIAQGEFFGLLGPNGAGKSTLINIMAGLTRADGGRVAVMGHDVVARYRDARRSLGVVPQELVFDPFFTVRETLRIQGGYFGLGRENDNWIDELLVELKLADRADSNMRSLSGGMKRRVLIAQALVHKPPVLVLDEPTAGVDVELRKLLWNFIRRLHRQGHTVILTTHYLEEAEALCDRIAILNRGRIVALDSKRALLSGDLGRGVRLRVVASTDIGVLPDSLADKIVKREGSTLELALDKTTDSIVAVLNELQRAGVDIVDLHTEQADLEDVFMHLTSHEAR, encoded by the coding sequence ATGCGGGCGGGAATCCAGGTGACAGAGGCAATTGCGGCGCACGGCGTGATCAAGAATTTCCCCGGGGTGCGTGCGCTCCAGGGGGTCGATCTCTCCATTGCGCAGGGAGAATTTTTCGGCCTGCTCGGTCCCAACGGCGCGGGCAAGTCCACCCTGATCAACATCATGGCCGGGCTGACGCGCGCCGACGGCGGCCGTGTCGCAGTCATGGGCCATGATGTCGTGGCTCGTTACCGCGATGCGCGCAGGAGTCTCGGCGTGGTGCCGCAGGAACTGGTGTTCGATCCGTTCTTCACCGTGCGCGAGACGCTGCGGATCCAGGGCGGATACTTCGGGCTCGGACGGGAGAACGACAACTGGATCGACGAGCTGCTGGTGGAGCTGAAGCTCGCCGACCGCGCCGACAGCAACATGCGTTCCCTGTCCGGCGGCATGAAGCGCCGGGTCCTGATCGCGCAGGCGCTGGTCCACAAGCCCCCGGTGCTGGTGCTGGACGAGCCCACTGCCGGAGTCGATGTCGAGCTGCGCAAGCTGCTGTGGAATTTCATCCGGCGGCTGCATCGCCAGGGGCATACCGTCATCCTCACCACGCACTATCTCGAGGAAGCCGAGGCCCTGTGCGATCGAATAGCCATCCTGAACCGCGGCAGGATCGTCGCGCTTGATTCCAAGCGGGCCTTGCTGAGCGGAGACCTGGGCCGGGGCGTCCGGCTCAGGGTGGTTGCGTCCACTGACATCGGGGTCCTGCCGGACTCTCTCGCGGACAAGATCGTGAAACGCGAAGGCAGCACTCTGGAGCTGGCGCTGGACAAGACCACGGATTCCATCGTCGCTGTGCTGAACGAGCTTCAGCGCGCCGGCGTGGATATCGTTGATCTGCACACCGAGCAGGCGGATCTCGAGGATGTCTTCATGCACCTGACCTCGCATGAGGCCCGCTGA
- a CDS encoding ABC transporter permease, whose translation MSRGFRTLFYKEILRFQKVVLQTVVAPAITTLLYLLVFSHALEQHVTVFGDITYTAFLVPGLVMMTMIQNAFSNSSSSLIQSKITGNIVFVLLTPLSYVEFYLAFMLAAVARGLVVGLAVYLCAAPFVALPLHSAVTVIAFALAGSAVLGTLGVIAGIWAEKFDQLAGFQNFIILPLSFLSGVFYSIGSLPEFWQHISKLNPFFYMIDGFRYGFIGRSDIDPGVSLAVVTTTFLVLSSLTLMLLRRGYRLRN comes from the coding sequence ATGTCGCGCGGATTCCGTACCCTGTTCTACAAGGAGATCCTGCGCTTCCAGAAGGTCGTGCTGCAGACCGTCGTCGCACCTGCGATCACTACGCTGCTATATCTTCTGGTCTTTTCCCATGCGCTCGAGCAGCACGTCACGGTGTTCGGCGACATCACCTACACCGCGTTCCTGGTGCCCGGGCTCGTGATGATGACCATGATCCAGAACGCGTTCTCGAACAGCTCGTCCAGCCTGATCCAGTCGAAGATCACCGGCAACATCGTTTTTGTCCTGCTGACCCCGTTGTCCTACGTGGAGTTCTATCTCGCCTTCATGCTCGCCGCGGTGGCCCGTGGCCTGGTCGTCGGCCTCGCGGTATATCTGTGCGCCGCTCCATTCGTCGCATTGCCGCTGCACAGCGCGGTGACCGTCATCGCGTTCGCGCTCGCCGGCAGCGCCGTGCTCGGAACCCTGGGAGTGATCGCGGGCATCTGGGCAGAGAAATTCGACCAGCTGGCGGGCTTCCAGAATTTCATCATCCTCCCGCTGTCGTTTCTCAGCGGGGTGTTCTATTCAATAGGCTCCCTGCCGGAGTTCTGGCAGCATATTTCAAAATTGAATCCGTTTTTCTACATGATCGACGGTTTCCGTTACGGGTTCATCGGTCGTTCCGATATCGATCCGGGCGTGAGCCTGGCGGTGGTGACGACGACCTTTCTTGTATTGTCGTCGCTTACGCTGATGCTCCTCAGGCGGGGTTACCGGCTGAGGAACTAG
- a CDS encoding sulfurtransferase, translated as MHQISPVALQRYLAESLDKPFLLDVREDWEFSHCHIDGSHHIPMAKIPGQVAGLDPARETVLICHHGMRSQRVAIFLEQRGFVRLVNLEGGIDAWAATVDPAMPRY; from the coding sequence ATCCATCAGATAAGTCCGGTCGCCCTGCAACGATATCTCGCCGAGAGCCTGGACAAGCCGTTCCTGCTCGATGTGCGCGAGGACTGGGAGTTCTCCCATTGCCACATCGACGGCTCCCATCACATCCCCATGGCGAAAATCCCCGGCCAGGTCGCCGGGCTGGATCCGGCCCGGGAGACGGTGCTGATCTGCCATCACGGAATGCGCAGTCAGCGGGTGGCGATCTTCCTGGAGCAGCGCGGCTTCGTACGGCTCGTCAACCTGGAGGGAGGCATCGACGCCTGGGCCGCCACGGTCGATCCGGCGATGCCCAGATATTAA
- a CDS encoding ankyrin repeat domain-containing protein, with translation MRTADLRRAVGLLATGLLMAGMLVSPSAYADATSAVATTRGDPDLVLAARFGQRDTVRLLLDQGVTPDSRDGLGRTALIAAAGEKDQAITALLIDRGADVSATDSEGATALMHAASNGQLDNLRLLFAAGADVNALDRGGETALSAAVRFGRVSIVEYLLASGADPNHYDPGAGHEGYSPLMRAVARDLSAADSLAMVQLLLARGAVPDTVRAKGETAYTLARRSGKTGVAEILLEAGARDETPYADLGAEQALLKAVRRGDADKVGRLLALEVDPNYRDPVTGVTPLASAAYRGENSLMDLLIEHGADVNDVPWGLSAQRIDASSVPQNERDLLRAVARGDTALLTAIRRGDADGVWTLLDRGADIRLPNRDGDAPGIAAARAGDLNIMRALLTKGLDPDQSDPPLARGYMITTLVNSGTPPPPLVEAARYGQADMLGLLLEAGAAPDVRDGQGRGALHWATEGGHAAAVDVLLAYGADANIAARSGGTPLVLAVHGGQEAIARALLEHGAVLDAIEDVPAAALDAVHRNSHAEAARLLTAATHE, from the coding sequence ATGAGGACAGCGGATCTGCGCAGGGCGGTCGGTCTTCTGGCCACGGGACTGCTGATGGCGGGGATGCTGGTCAGCCCCAGCGCGTATGCGGACGCGACCTCCGCCGTGGCAACGACGCGTGGCGACCCGGACCTGGTGCTGGCCGCACGTTTCGGCCAGCGGGATACCGTACGCCTGCTGCTCGATCAGGGCGTTACACCGGATTCGCGGGATGGCCTGGGCAGGACAGCGCTGATCGCCGCCGCCGGCGAGAAGGATCAGGCCATCACGGCACTGCTGATCGACCGCGGCGCCGATGTCTCCGCGACGGATTCCGAGGGGGCCACGGCCCTGATGCATGCCGCGTCGAACGGCCAGCTCGACAACCTGCGACTGCTGTTCGCTGCGGGGGCGGATGTGAACGCGCTGGATCGCGGCGGCGAGACTGCCTTGAGCGCTGCGGTCAGATTTGGCCGCGTCAGTATTGTCGAGTACCTGCTTGCCAGCGGCGCCGATCCCAACCATTACGACCCGGGTGCCGGGCACGAGGGATACAGTCCCCTGATGCGCGCAGTCGCGCGCGATCTGTCCGCCGCGGACAGTCTGGCCATGGTGCAACTCCTGCTCGCCCGCGGCGCGGTGCCCGACACCGTCCGTGCAAAAGGCGAGACCGCCTATACGCTGGCCCGGCGCAGCGGCAAGACCGGCGTGGCGGAGATTCTGCTCGAGGCGGGCGCGCGCGACGAAACACCGTATGCCGACCTGGGTGCGGAACAGGCCCTGCTCAAGGCGGTCAGGCGCGGAGACGCCGACAAGGTCGGGCGGCTGCTCGCGCTGGAAGTCGATCCCAACTATCGGGACCCGGTCACGGGCGTCACGCCGCTGGCGAGTGCAGCCTACCGGGGCGAGAACAGCCTGATGGATCTGCTGATCGAGCACGGCGCAGACGTGAACGACGTGCCGTGGGGGCTCAGCGCGCAGCGCATCGACGCGTCGAGCGTCCCGCAGAACGAGCGCGATTTGCTGCGCGCGGTGGCGCGCGGCGATACCGCGCTGCTGACCGCCATCCGGCGCGGCGACGCGGATGGCGTCTGGACTCTGCTCGACCGCGGGGCGGACATCCGCCTGCCCAACCGCGACGGGGATGCTCCGGGCATTGCGGCTGCGCGTGCGGGAGACCTCAATATCATGCGCGCGCTGCTGACGAAGGGACTGGATCCGGATCAATCCGATCCGCCGCTGGCGCGGGGTTACATGATCACCACTCTGGTCAACAGCGGCACACCGCCGCCGCCCCTGGTGGAGGCGGCACGCTACGGCCAGGCGGATATGCTGGGACTCCTGCTCGAGGCCGGCGCCGCGCCCGATGTCCGCGACGGGCAGGGACGGGGCGCGCTCCATTGGGCCACGGAGGGCGGACATGCGGCGGCCGTCGACGTGCTGCTCGCATACGGGGCCGATGCGAACATCGCCGCGCGATCGGGCGGCACGCCGCTTGTGCTGGCGGTGCATGGCGGTCAGGAAGCCATCGCGAGGGCCCTGCTGGAGCACGGTGCCGTACTGGACGCCATCGAAGATGTGCCCGCGGCGGCGCTGGATGCCGTACACCGCAACAGTCATGCCGAGGCGGCGCGCCTGCTCACCGCGGCAACACACGAATAG
- a CDS encoding sugar ABC transporter substrate-binding protein gives MSRHTGHAASALLIAAVMLLSACDSARTDAAAGQDQTTELEVWMHAGSPAERKIMQEQVTRFNTMQYSVRVNVVILPEESYEGQVQTAAGAGKLPDILDFNGPAIHEYIQRGSLVPLDKLLTDNSRLDLFPAIIGQGMYRGRIYAVSSYDTGLGLYARSSMLRKAVVRVPESLEDAWSASEFGEVLRRLAAHDADGAVLDLGLGAKGEWYSYAFLPVVQSAGGDLVDRDSYRTSAGRLNREGVVAAMQQLQSWVRQGYVDTGGGDAAFLRGRVALSWGDHTAFRRYDEQYPGDVVLLPLPDFGHGPRTAQGGWSWAVTTACRDRQAAMQFIEYLLQTEQVLAMAEAGAGIPATRSAASRAALYRDDGPLHLFVPQLETAVTSRPNLPAYSVLSAEFQRTFDDIMHGADVRSALDAAVEAIDVRLNGGA, from the coding sequence ATGTCGCGGCACACCGGTCATGCGGCATCGGCGCTGCTGATCGCCGCGGTGATGCTGCTGTCGGCGTGCGACTCCGCCCGCACGGACGCGGCGGCGGGTCAGGACCAGACCACGGAGCTGGAGGTGTGGATGCACGCCGGCTCGCCTGCAGAACGCAAGATCATGCAGGAGCAGGTCACACGCTTCAACACCATGCAATACAGCGTGCGGGTCAACGTTGTGATCCTTCCCGAGGAGTCCTATGAAGGCCAGGTGCAGACGGCCGCCGGCGCAGGAAAATTGCCCGATATCCTTGATTTCAACGGACCAGCCATCCACGAGTATATCCAGCGCGGATCCCTGGTCCCGCTCGACAAACTGCTGACCGACAACAGCCGCCTCGACCTGTTCCCGGCCATCATCGGACAGGGTATGTACCGCGGCAGGATCTATGCGGTATCCAGCTATGACACCGGCCTCGGTCTCTACGCGCGCTCCAGCATGCTGCGCAAGGCGGTAGTGCGTGTACCGGAATCGCTTGAGGATGCGTGGAGCGCCTCGGAATTCGGCGAAGTCCTGCGGCGCCTGGCCGCGCATGACGCCGATGGCGCCGTGCTCGATCTCGGGCTCGGGGCGAAGGGTGAATGGTACAGCTATGCCTTTCTTCCTGTAGTGCAGTCCGCAGGCGGCGATCTCGTTGACCGGGACTCATATCGGACCTCCGCCGGCCGCCTCAACCGGGAGGGCGTGGTGGCGGCGATGCAGCAGCTGCAATCCTGGGTCAGGCAGGGGTATGTCGACACGGGAGGGGGCGATGCCGCCTTCCTGCGCGGACGCGTCGCCCTGTCCTGGGGCGATCACACCGCGTTTCGCCGCTATGACGAACAGTACCCGGGCGATGTCGTCCTGCTGCCGCTGCCCGATTTCGGCCACGGTCCGCGTACCGCACAGGGTGGCTGGAGTTGGGCGGTCACTACGGCCTGCAGGGACCGTCAGGCCGCCATGCAGTTCATCGAGTACCTGCTGCAGACGGAACAGGTGCTGGCCATGGCCGAGGCGGGGGCGGGGATTCCCGCGACACGCAGCGCCGCCTCCCGCGCCGCGCTGTACCGCGACGATGGACCCCTCCATCTGTTCGTTCCACAGCTGGAAACGGCGGTGACTTCCCGGCCGAACCTGCCGGCGTATTCCGTGCTCAGCGCGGAGTTTCAGCGCACGTTCGATGACATCATGCACGGCGCCGACGTGCGCAGTGCGCTCGATGCGGCCGTCGAGGCGATCGACGTGAGATTGAACGGCGGCGCCTGA